A stretch of Paucidesulfovibrio gracilis DSM 16080 DNA encodes these proteins:
- a CDS encoding DNA repair protein RecN, with the protein MLELLRIHDLALIEDAELEFSAGLTVLTGETGAGKSFILRALDFLTGERMRRDMIRPGKEKAVVEALFVQPDGDLLIRRELSAETGRSRIYINDRLSSQEAIRELRPSLIVHTSQHGQQKLLSPAFQMRVVDEFLPDPALLTQRHAAMEELEGLITQRKELEERAQGLVNQRELLEFQREEIEKVDPQPGEEEELEALKQRLKDQELATQSLGNALDLLHGDISLADRLSALSRQMDEIARMYPDFAEDRDAVDTFRHQLDDLDARLRRNPAGEEEEGDLDAVEARLFEFSRLCRKLNRSMNEILRLKDEIAENLSFLDACELDRKRLAKQEQEAAGRLGEILQQLNAARQKAAQEFCRRVEQELHGLGFSEHARVDMHFEAHEPYPGLEELRGRLLWIPNPGQAPQPLDRIASGGELSRFLLALVSIRTDRSESLPSLLFDEVDAGVGGLTLNSLGDKLQALARRQQVLLITHWPQLAALAKRHFLIAKEVQDGQTFTRCRRLDADGVRRELSRMAGGGDKGQALAGRLI; encoded by the coding sequence AATACACGACCTCGCCCTCATCGAGGACGCCGAACTGGAATTCTCGGCGGGACTGACCGTGCTCACCGGCGAGACCGGCGCGGGCAAATCCTTCATTCTCCGCGCCCTGGATTTCCTCACCGGAGAACGCATGCGGCGCGACATGATCCGCCCGGGCAAGGAAAAGGCCGTGGTGGAAGCCCTCTTTGTCCAGCCGGACGGCGACCTGCTCATCCGCCGCGAACTTTCCGCGGAAACCGGACGCAGCCGTATCTACATCAACGACCGGCTCAGCTCTCAGGAAGCCATTCGGGAGCTGCGCCCGAGCCTCATCGTCCACACCAGCCAGCACGGACAGCAAAAGCTGCTCTCCCCGGCCTTTCAAATGCGGGTAGTGGACGAATTTCTGCCCGATCCAGCCCTGCTCACCCAGCGCCATGCCGCCATGGAAGAATTGGAAGGCCTCATCACGCAGCGCAAGGAGCTGGAAGAACGCGCCCAGGGGTTGGTCAACCAACGGGAACTGCTGGAATTTCAACGCGAGGAAATAGAAAAGGTCGATCCGCAACCCGGAGAAGAAGAGGAACTGGAAGCGCTCAAACAGCGGCTCAAGGATCAGGAGCTGGCCACGCAATCCCTGGGCAATGCACTGGACCTGCTGCACGGCGACATTTCCCTGGCGGATCGTCTCTCCGCGCTTTCCCGCCAGATGGACGAAATCGCCCGTATGTATCCGGATTTTGCCGAAGACCGCGACGCCGTGGACACCTTTCGACACCAGCTCGACGACCTGGACGCCCGCTTACGGCGCAACCCTGCCGGGGAGGAGGAGGAAGGCGACCTGGATGCGGTGGAGGCCCGGCTCTTTGAATTTTCCCGCCTGTGCCGCAAACTGAACCGTTCCATGAACGAAATCCTGCGGCTGAAGGATGAAATAGCCGAGAACCTGTCCTTTCTGGATGCCTGCGAGCTGGACCGCAAACGGCTGGCCAAGCAGGAACAGGAAGCTGCCGGCCGGCTCGGCGAAATTTTGCAGCAACTCAACGCAGCACGTCAAAAAGCGGCCCAAGAGTTCTGCCGCCGCGTGGAGCAGGAGCTGCATGGTCTCGGCTTTTCCGAACATGCCCGGGTGGACATGCACTTCGAAGCCCACGAACCCTATCCCGGTCTGGAAGAACTCCGCGGGCGGCTGCTCTGGATCCCCAACCCCGGACAGGCTCCCCAACCCCTGGACCGCATCGCCTCGGGTGGCGAACTTTCCCGCTTTCTGCTCGCTTTGGTGAGCATCCGCACGGATCGAAGCGAATCCCTGCCGTCCCTGCTCTTCGACGAGGTGGACGCGGGCGTGGGCGGACTGACCCTGAACAGCCTGGGAGACAAGCTCCAGGCTCTGGCCAGGCGTCAGCAGGTGCTGCTCATCACCCACTGGCCCCAACTCGCGGCCCTGGCCAAGCGGCACTTCCTCATCGCCAAGGAGGTGCAGGACGGGCAGACCTTCACACGGTGCCGCCGCCTGGATGCCGACGGGGTCCGCCGCGAACTTTCGCGCATGGCGGGCGGAGGCGACAAGGGACAGGCCTTGGCGGGCCGGCTCATCTGA